The proteins below come from a single Eucalyptus grandis isolate ANBG69807.140 chromosome 3, ASM1654582v1, whole genome shotgun sequence genomic window:
- the LOC104415494 gene encoding uncharacterized protein LOC104415494 — translation MGLTNFILTVAGVSAVVLLLRSDVKQSAVIFRRNVKQIRNWLEEESTAASREVEKGAKELESKVSKKDVPKEDKH, via the exons ATGGGATTGACCAACTTCATCCTCACGGTGGCCGGCGTCAGCGCCGTGGTCCTGCTGCTGAGGAGCGACGTCAAGCAGTCGGCGGTGATCTTCCGGCGCAACGTCAAGCAGATCCGGAACTGGCTGGAGGAAGAATCGACCGCCGCTTCCAG GGAAGTTGAGAAGGGAGCCAAGGAGCTGGAATCAAAAGTCTCTAAGAAGGATGTCCCCAAGGAGGACAAGCACTAG
- the LOC104415492 gene encoding protein HASTY 1 isoform X1, whose product MGDANAVAGSLARAIATALDWSSAPDARRAAFSFLESIKTGDVRVLASSSFLLVKKDWSSEIRLQAFKMLQHLVRLRWEELNPTERRNFANVAVELMAESAYSSEEWALKSQTAALVAEIVRREELSLWQELLPSLVSFSSKGPIQAELVSMTLRWLPEDITVHNEDLEGDRRRMLLRGLTQSLPDILPLLYTLLEKHFGTALNEAGRQQFEIAKQHAATVIATLNAINAYAEWAPVSDLAKSGIINGCGILLSSPDFRLHACEFFKLVSPRKRPVDSSAPEFDAAMGSIFQILMNVSGEFLHRSTSNPSIIEENEFEFSEYICESMVSLGSSNLPCIAGDSTVLSVYLQQMLGFFQHFKFALHFQSLHFWLALMRDLMSKAKVPLNVGGETSATGSLDSSVGQVDKEKKRLLDFVNDDTCSAILETSFLRLLKKEKALPQTVVSLGTLELWSDDIEGKGEFSQYRSRLLELVRFVAANKPIIAGRKVSERIISMIKNPLPPPMPAQDLALMESMQLALENVVNTVFDGLGEFGGGNSEVQLTLCTIFEGLLQQLLALKWSEPVLVEVLGRYLDAFGPFMKYFPNAAGSVITKLFELLTSLPFAVKDPSTSSARHARLHICSSFIRIAKAADKSILPHMKGIADTMAYLQREGCLLRGEHNILGEAFLVMASAAGIQQQQEVLLWLLEPLSQQWIQAEWQNNYLSEPLGLVRLCTETSFMWSIFHTVTFFEKALKRSGYRKGNLNLQSCSIGNSAFLHPMASHLSWMLPPLLKLLRAIHSLWSPPVFCMLPSELKAAMTISNVEQTGLLGEGVPKSSKSTLNSADGSQTDLSKEGNTEPNENDIRNWLKGVRDSGYNVLGLSTTVGDAFFKCLDIHSVAVALMENIQFMEFRHIRQLVHLVVIPLIKACPVDLWETWLETLLRPLFIHSRQALSSSWSSLLLEGRAKVPDTTGMVASSDLKVEVMEEKLLRDLTREICALLSAIASPALNTGLPSLEQSGHANRVDMSSLQELDVYSQSSMVSFLMKHKGLALPVLQMCLEVFTWTDGDAVTKVSSFSATVILLAISTNNVELCQFVSKDLFSAVIRGLTLESNAIISADLVALCREIFVYLCDRDPAPRQVLLSLPAITPQDLQAFEEALTKTSSPKEQKQHMKSLLLLATGNKLKALAAQKSVNVITNMSARPRSSVSALGSTVEEGDTLGLAAIL is encoded by the exons ATGGGGGACGCGAACGCCGTGGCCGGCAGCCTGGCCCGCGCCATCGCCACCGCCTTGGACTGGAGCTCCGCTCCCGACGCCCGCCGCGCCGCCTTCTCTTTCCTCGAATCC ATCAAGACTGGAGATGTAAGAGTATTAGCAAGCTCGTCATTCCTTCTAGTAAAGAAGGATTGGTCTTCTGAAATTAGATTGCAAGCCTTCAAAATGCTTCAG CATTTGGTTAGATTGCGATGGGAAGAATTGAACCCCACAGAACGTAGGAATTTTGCAAATGTTGCTGTAGAATTGATGGCTGAGAGTGCATATTCTTCTGAAGAATGGGCTTTGAAGAGTCAAACAGCTGCCCTTGTTGCTGAG ATAGTTAGAAGAGAAGAACTGAGTTTATGGCAGGAGCTACTTCCCTCTCTAGTTTCCTTCTCCAGCAAGGGTCCCATACAA GCGGAGCTGGTTTCGATGACGCTGAGGTGGCTTCCGGAAGATATTACTGTTCATAATGAAGACTTGGAAG GTGACAGGCGCAGGATGTTGTTACGAGGACTTACACAATCTTTGCCTGATATTTTACCTTTACTGTACACT TTGCTAGAGAAGCATTTTGGAACTGCCTTGAATGAAGCTGGTAGGCAACAatttgaaattgcaaaacaACATGCAGCCACAGTAATTGCTACCTTAAACGCCATCAATGCATATGCTGAGTGGGCTCCAGTGTCagaccttgccaaatctggcatTATTAACGg GTGTGGCATTTTACTCTCCTCTCCTGATTTCCGTCTTCATGCCTGTGAATTTTTCAAACTTGTCTCCCCAAG AAAGAGACCAGTTGACTCCTCTGCTCCAGAATTTGATGCTGCAATGGGTAGTATCTTTCAGATCTTAATGAATGTTTCTGGAGAATTTCTGCACAGATCTACATCAAATCCAAGCATCATCgaggaaaatgaatttgagTTTTCTGAGTATATATGTGAGAGCATGGTCTCTTTGGGTTCTTCCAACTTGCCATGCATTGCTGGTGATAGCACTGTGCTTTCTGTTTATTTGCAGCAG ATGCTTGGCTTctttcaacatttcaaatttgCTCTTCATTTCCAATCTCTGCACTTTTGGTTG GCACTGATGAGAGATTTAATGTCAAAGGCTAAGGTGCCTCTAAATGTTGGTGGAGAAACCTCAGCCACTGGTAGTCTAGATTCTAGCGTTGGACAGGTTGATAAGGAGAAGAAAAGGCTcttggattttgtaaatgatgaTACATGCAGTGCCATTCTAGAGACATCTTTCCTAAGGCtgctcaagaaagaaaaagctctTCCTCAGACAGTAGTATCTTTGGGAACTCTGGAGCTGTGGAGTGATGATATCGAGGGCAAGGGTGAATTTAGCCAGTATCGGTCGAGGCTG TTGGAGTTGGTTAGGTTTGTTGCTGCAAACAAGCCCATAATAGCTGGTAGGAAAGTATCTGAAAGAATCATCTCAATGATCAAGAATCCCTTGCCTCCTCCAATGCCTGCTCAG GATTTGGCTTTGATGGAAAGTATGCAGTTGGCTCTAGAAAATGTTGTGAACACAGTTTTTGATGGATTAGGCGAATTTGGAGGTGGTAATTCTGAAGTTCAACTCACATTGTGTACCATATTTGAAG GGTTACTTCAGCAACTTCTTGCTTTGAAATGGAGTGAACCAGTTCTTGTGGAAGTTCTTGGGCGCTATTTAGATGCATTCGGCCCTTTTATGAAGTATTTTCCAAATGCTGCTGGCAGTGTCATCACCAAATTGTTTGAGCTTTTAACATCGCTTCCCTTTGCCGTTAAG GATCCCTCAACAAGTAGTGCTAGGCATGCAAGACTGCACATATGTTCCTCATTTATTCGGATTGCCAAAGCTGCTGATAAAAGCATTCTGCCACACATGAAG gggaTTGCTGACACAATGGCCTATCTTCAAAGAGAAGGTTGTCTTCTGCGTGGTGAACATAATATTCTTGGAGAAGCATTTCTTGTAATGGCTTCTGCTGCTGG GATTCAACAGCAGCAAGAAGTTTTGCTTTGGTTGTTGGAACCACTGAGCCAACAATGGATCCAGGCAGAATGGCAAAACAATTATTTATCTGAACCTTTAGGCTTGGTTCGCTTGTGCACTGAGACATCCTTTATGTGGTCAATTTTCCATACAGTTACATTTTTTGAGAAGGCACTCAAGAGAAGTGGATACAGAAAAGGGAATTTGAATTTGCAGAGTTGCTCCATAGGAAATTCAGCTTTTTTGCATCCAATGGCTTCACATTTGTCATGGATGCTGCCTCCCCTTCTAAAA TTACTTCGTGCCATACACTCCCTTTGGTCTCCTCCTGTTTTCTGTATGTTACCCAGTGAGCTGAAGGCTGCAATGACCATAAGTAATGTGGAGCAGACTGGCCTTCTTGGAGAAGGGGTTCCTAAATCTTCAAAGTCCACATTGAATTCAGCAGATGGATCTCAAACTGATTTGAGCAAGGAAGGAAATACGGAgccaaatgaaaatgatattcGGAACTGGTTGAAAGGTGTCAGAGACAGCGG GTATAATGTGCTAGGCTTATCAACTACTGTTGGTGATGCATTTTTCAAATGTTTGGATATTCATTCTGTCGCTGTAGCACTGATGGAAAATATCCAATTCATGGAATTCCGGCATATAAGGCAGCTTGTTCATTTAGTTGTAATCCCATTGATTAAAGCTTGTCCAGTAGACTTGTGGGAAACCTGGCTGGAGACACTCCTCCGACCATTGTTCATCCACTCTCGACAAGCTCTTAGCAGCTCATGGTCCAGTCTGCTGCTTGAAGGTAGAGCAAAGGTTCCGGATACTACTGGCATGGTTGCTAGTTCAGATTTGAAAGTTGAGGTTATGGAGGAGAAGTTACTTCGAGATTTAACTCGTGAAATATGTGCACTCCTCTCTGCGATAGCTTCCCCAGCATTAAATACAGGGCTTCCTTCACTAGAACAATCAGGGCATGCCAACCGCGTTGACATGTCTTCTCTGCAAGAGTTGGACGTCTACTCACAAAGCTCTATGGTCAG TTTCCTTATGAAGCACAAAGGTCTGGCTCTTCCTGTATTACAGATGTGTTTAGAAGTTTTCACGTGGACAGATGGCGATGCAGTGAccaaagtttcttcttttagtGCTACTGTGATTCTTCTAGCTATATCAACCAATAATGTGGAACTTTGTCAATTTGTCTCTAAAGATCTTTTTTCAGCTGTAATCCGCGGTTTGACTTTAGAATCAAATGCCATCATCAGTGCTGATTTGGTTGCCCTCTGTCGTGAAATATTTGTCTATCTTTGTGATAGAGACCCAGCTCCCAGGCAG GTTCTGCTTTCCCTCCCTGCTATCACACCCCAAGATCTTCAAGCTTTTGAAGAAGCATTGACAAAGACCTCCAGCCCAAAGGAACAGAAGCAGCATATGAAGAGTCTACTTTTGTTGGCTACAGGAAATAAGTTAAAAGCACTTGCTGCTCAAAAGAGTGTCAATGTTATCACGAACATGTCAG CGAGGCCTCGCAGCTCAGTCAGTGCTCTGGGATCAACGGTTGAGGAGGGGGATACTCTAGGATTGGCAGCAATTTTGTGA
- the LOC104415492 gene encoding protein HASTY 1 isoform X2, which produces MTLRWLPEDITVHNEDLEGDRRRMLLRGLTQSLPDILPLLYTLLEKHFGTALNEAGRQQFEIAKQHAATVIATLNAINAYAEWAPVSDLAKSGIINGCGILLSSPDFRLHACEFFKLVSPRKRPVDSSAPEFDAAMGSIFQILMNVSGEFLHRSTSNPSIIEENEFEFSEYICESMVSLGSSNLPCIAGDSTVLSVYLQQMLGFFQHFKFALHFQSLHFWLALMRDLMSKAKVPLNVGGETSATGSLDSSVGQVDKEKKRLLDFVNDDTCSAILETSFLRLLKKEKALPQTVVSLGTLELWSDDIEGKGEFSQYRSRLLELVRFVAANKPIIAGRKVSERIISMIKNPLPPPMPAQDLALMESMQLALENVVNTVFDGLGEFGGGNSEVQLTLCTIFEGLLQQLLALKWSEPVLVEVLGRYLDAFGPFMKYFPNAAGSVITKLFELLTSLPFAVKDPSTSSARHARLHICSSFIRIAKAADKSILPHMKGIADTMAYLQREGCLLRGEHNILGEAFLVMASAAGIQQQQEVLLWLLEPLSQQWIQAEWQNNYLSEPLGLVRLCTETSFMWSIFHTVTFFEKALKRSGYRKGNLNLQSCSIGNSAFLHPMASHLSWMLPPLLKLLRAIHSLWSPPVFCMLPSELKAAMTISNVEQTGLLGEGVPKSSKSTLNSADGSQTDLSKEGNTEPNENDIRNWLKGVRDSGYNVLGLSTTVGDAFFKCLDIHSVAVALMENIQFMEFRHIRQLVHLVVIPLIKACPVDLWETWLETLLRPLFIHSRQALSSSWSSLLLEGRAKVPDTTGMVASSDLKVEVMEEKLLRDLTREICALLSAIASPALNTGLPSLEQSGHANRVDMSSLQELDVYSQSSMVSFLMKHKGLALPVLQMCLEVFTWTDGDAVTKVSSFSATVILLAISTNNVELCQFVSKDLFSAVIRGLTLESNAIISADLVALCREIFVYLCDRDPAPRQVLLSLPAITPQDLQAFEEALTKTSSPKEQKQHMKSLLLLATGNKLKALAAQKSVNVITNMSARPRSSVSALGSTVEEGDTLGLAAIL; this is translated from the exons ATGACGCTGAGGTGGCTTCCGGAAGATATTACTGTTCATAATGAAGACTTGGAAG GTGACAGGCGCAGGATGTTGTTACGAGGACTTACACAATCTTTGCCTGATATTTTACCTTTACTGTACACT TTGCTAGAGAAGCATTTTGGAACTGCCTTGAATGAAGCTGGTAGGCAACAatttgaaattgcaaaacaACATGCAGCCACAGTAATTGCTACCTTAAACGCCATCAATGCATATGCTGAGTGGGCTCCAGTGTCagaccttgccaaatctggcatTATTAACGg GTGTGGCATTTTACTCTCCTCTCCTGATTTCCGTCTTCATGCCTGTGAATTTTTCAAACTTGTCTCCCCAAG AAAGAGACCAGTTGACTCCTCTGCTCCAGAATTTGATGCTGCAATGGGTAGTATCTTTCAGATCTTAATGAATGTTTCTGGAGAATTTCTGCACAGATCTACATCAAATCCAAGCATCATCgaggaaaatgaatttgagTTTTCTGAGTATATATGTGAGAGCATGGTCTCTTTGGGTTCTTCCAACTTGCCATGCATTGCTGGTGATAGCACTGTGCTTTCTGTTTATTTGCAGCAG ATGCTTGGCTTctttcaacatttcaaatttgCTCTTCATTTCCAATCTCTGCACTTTTGGTTG GCACTGATGAGAGATTTAATGTCAAAGGCTAAGGTGCCTCTAAATGTTGGTGGAGAAACCTCAGCCACTGGTAGTCTAGATTCTAGCGTTGGACAGGTTGATAAGGAGAAGAAAAGGCTcttggattttgtaaatgatgaTACATGCAGTGCCATTCTAGAGACATCTTTCCTAAGGCtgctcaagaaagaaaaagctctTCCTCAGACAGTAGTATCTTTGGGAACTCTGGAGCTGTGGAGTGATGATATCGAGGGCAAGGGTGAATTTAGCCAGTATCGGTCGAGGCTG TTGGAGTTGGTTAGGTTTGTTGCTGCAAACAAGCCCATAATAGCTGGTAGGAAAGTATCTGAAAGAATCATCTCAATGATCAAGAATCCCTTGCCTCCTCCAATGCCTGCTCAG GATTTGGCTTTGATGGAAAGTATGCAGTTGGCTCTAGAAAATGTTGTGAACACAGTTTTTGATGGATTAGGCGAATTTGGAGGTGGTAATTCTGAAGTTCAACTCACATTGTGTACCATATTTGAAG GGTTACTTCAGCAACTTCTTGCTTTGAAATGGAGTGAACCAGTTCTTGTGGAAGTTCTTGGGCGCTATTTAGATGCATTCGGCCCTTTTATGAAGTATTTTCCAAATGCTGCTGGCAGTGTCATCACCAAATTGTTTGAGCTTTTAACATCGCTTCCCTTTGCCGTTAAG GATCCCTCAACAAGTAGTGCTAGGCATGCAAGACTGCACATATGTTCCTCATTTATTCGGATTGCCAAAGCTGCTGATAAAAGCATTCTGCCACACATGAAG gggaTTGCTGACACAATGGCCTATCTTCAAAGAGAAGGTTGTCTTCTGCGTGGTGAACATAATATTCTTGGAGAAGCATTTCTTGTAATGGCTTCTGCTGCTGG GATTCAACAGCAGCAAGAAGTTTTGCTTTGGTTGTTGGAACCACTGAGCCAACAATGGATCCAGGCAGAATGGCAAAACAATTATTTATCTGAACCTTTAGGCTTGGTTCGCTTGTGCACTGAGACATCCTTTATGTGGTCAATTTTCCATACAGTTACATTTTTTGAGAAGGCACTCAAGAGAAGTGGATACAGAAAAGGGAATTTGAATTTGCAGAGTTGCTCCATAGGAAATTCAGCTTTTTTGCATCCAATGGCTTCACATTTGTCATGGATGCTGCCTCCCCTTCTAAAA TTACTTCGTGCCATACACTCCCTTTGGTCTCCTCCTGTTTTCTGTATGTTACCCAGTGAGCTGAAGGCTGCAATGACCATAAGTAATGTGGAGCAGACTGGCCTTCTTGGAGAAGGGGTTCCTAAATCTTCAAAGTCCACATTGAATTCAGCAGATGGATCTCAAACTGATTTGAGCAAGGAAGGAAATACGGAgccaaatgaaaatgatattcGGAACTGGTTGAAAGGTGTCAGAGACAGCGG GTATAATGTGCTAGGCTTATCAACTACTGTTGGTGATGCATTTTTCAAATGTTTGGATATTCATTCTGTCGCTGTAGCACTGATGGAAAATATCCAATTCATGGAATTCCGGCATATAAGGCAGCTTGTTCATTTAGTTGTAATCCCATTGATTAAAGCTTGTCCAGTAGACTTGTGGGAAACCTGGCTGGAGACACTCCTCCGACCATTGTTCATCCACTCTCGACAAGCTCTTAGCAGCTCATGGTCCAGTCTGCTGCTTGAAGGTAGAGCAAAGGTTCCGGATACTACTGGCATGGTTGCTAGTTCAGATTTGAAAGTTGAGGTTATGGAGGAGAAGTTACTTCGAGATTTAACTCGTGAAATATGTGCACTCCTCTCTGCGATAGCTTCCCCAGCATTAAATACAGGGCTTCCTTCACTAGAACAATCAGGGCATGCCAACCGCGTTGACATGTCTTCTCTGCAAGAGTTGGACGTCTACTCACAAAGCTCTATGGTCAG TTTCCTTATGAAGCACAAAGGTCTGGCTCTTCCTGTATTACAGATGTGTTTAGAAGTTTTCACGTGGACAGATGGCGATGCAGTGAccaaagtttcttcttttagtGCTACTGTGATTCTTCTAGCTATATCAACCAATAATGTGGAACTTTGTCAATTTGTCTCTAAAGATCTTTTTTCAGCTGTAATCCGCGGTTTGACTTTAGAATCAAATGCCATCATCAGTGCTGATTTGGTTGCCCTCTGTCGTGAAATATTTGTCTATCTTTGTGATAGAGACCCAGCTCCCAGGCAG GTTCTGCTTTCCCTCCCTGCTATCACACCCCAAGATCTTCAAGCTTTTGAAGAAGCATTGACAAAGACCTCCAGCCCAAAGGAACAGAAGCAGCATATGAAGAGTCTACTTTTGTTGGCTACAGGAAATAAGTTAAAAGCACTTGCTGCTCAAAAGAGTGTCAATGTTATCACGAACATGTCAG CGAGGCCTCGCAGCTCAGTCAGTGCTCTGGGATCAACGGTTGAGGAGGGGGATACTCTAGGATTGGCAGCAATTTTGTGA
- the LOC104415491 gene encoding probable serine/threonine-protein kinase At1g54610, translating to MGCVLGREVSSGIVTESKGRDSSEVETSKRDDSVAAKVEGEGKAEEVRTEETQKKEKVEDDQQSREQRRRSKPSTKLGNLPKHIRGEQVAAGWPSWLSDICGEALNGWIPRRANTFEKIDKIGQGTYSNVYKAKDLLTGKIVALKKVRFDNLEPESVRFMAREILILRHLDHPNVVKLEGLVTSRMSCSLYLVFEYMEHDLAGLAASPAIKFTEPQVKCYMHQLLSGLEHCHNRRVLHRDIKGSNLLIDNGGVLKIGDFGLASFYDPDHKHRMTSRVVTLWYRPPELLLGANDYGVGIDLWSAGCILAELLAGKPIMPGRTEVEQLHKIYKLCGSPSEEYWKKYKLPNATLFKPREPYRRCIRETFKDFPPSSLPLIETLLAIDPAERGTATDALQSEFFRTEPYACEPSSLPQYPPSKEMDAKKRDDEARRLRAASKGQADGSKKERTRDRRVRAVPAPEANAELQHNIDRRRLISHANAKSKSEKFPPPHQDGALGFPLGASHRFDPAVVPPDVPFTSTSFTSSKEHDQTWSGPLVDPPGAPRRKKHSAGGQRESSKLSMGTNKGRRADSHLKAYESKSIA from the exons ATGGGTTGCGTGCTTGGTCGAGAGGTGTCGTCCGGCATAGTCACAGAGTCCAAAGGGCGGGATAGTTCGGAGGTCGAGACCAGCAAGAGGGATGATTCGGTCGCTGCGAAGGTAGAGGGAGAGGGTAAAGCCGAGGAGGTGCGGACCGAGGAGAcccagaagaaggagaaggtcGAAGATGATCAGCAGTCACGGGAGCAAAGGAGACGGTCCAAGCCAAGCACGAAGCTAGGCAACCTGCCGAAGCATATTCGAGGAGAGCAGGTTGCTGCTGGATGGCCCTCGTGGCTCTCGGACATATGCGGGGAGGCTCTCAATGGCTGGATTCCTCGAAGAGCGAACACGTTTGAGAAAATTGACAAG ATTGGACAAGGGACATATAGCAATGTGTACAAAGCCAAGGATTTGTTGACTGGTAAAATTGTTGCACTAAAAAAGGTCCGGTTTGACAACTTGGAACCTGAAAGCGTGAGGTTTATGGCACGAGAAATTCTCATTCTACGGCATCTGGATCATCCCAATGTTGTGAAGTTGGAGGGTTTAGTTACCTCACGAATGTCCTGCAGCTTGTACCTGGTATTTGAGTACATGGAGCATGATTTGGCTGGATTAGCAGCAAGTCCAGCAATCAAATTCACTGAGCCACAG GTCAAGTGTTACATGCATCAGCTGCTCTCTGGACTAGAGCACTGTCACAATCGCCGTGTGCTTCACCGTGATATTAAGGGCTCAAATCTACTGATTGACAATGGAGGAGTTCTTAAAATTGGTGATTTTGGGCTGGCTTCATTCTATGATCCAGACCACAAGCATCGAATGACAAGTCGGGTGGTCACTCTGTGGTATCGTCCCCCTGAACTTCTACTTGGGGCCAATGATTATGGTGTGGGTATAGACTTGTGGAGTGCTGGTTGTATACTAGCCGAGTTGTTGGCGGGGAAGCCCATCATGCCTGGTCGAACAGAG GTAGAGCAACTCCACAAGATATACAAATTATGTGGCTCACCTTCAGAGGAGTATTGGAAGAAATATAAGTTGCCAAATGCAACATTGTTCAAGCCTCGAGAACCTTATAGAAGATGCATCAGGGAAACATTTAAGGACTTCCCCCCATCATCTTTGCCACTTATTGAAACTCTTCTGGCAATCGATCCAGCAGAACGCGGGACAGCCACTGATGCTTTGCAAAGCGAA TTCTTCAGGACGGAGCCATATGCTTGTGAACCGTCTAGCCTCCCACAGTATCCCCCCAGTAAGGAAATGGATGCTAAAAAACGTGATGACGAAGCTCGACG GTTGAGAGCAGCTAGTAAAGGACAAGCAGATGGTTCTAAGAAAGAACGGACACGTGATCGACGTGTCAGGGCTGTCCCTGCTCCAGAAGCCAATGCCGAGCTTCAGCATAACATTGAT AGAAGACGACTCATTTCCCATGCAAATGCGAAGAGCAAAAGCGAAAAGTTCCCTCCGCCACATCAGGATGGAGCGCTTGGTTTCCCATTGGGAGCTTCTCATCGTTTTGATCCGGCTGTTGTCCCTCCCGATGTCCCATTTACCTCTACCTCATTTACTTCTTCGAAAGAGCATGATCAAACATGGTCAGGCCCACTGGTCGACCCTCCCGGTGCTCCAAGGCGAAAGAAGCACAGTGCAGGCGGACAACGAGAGTCTTCAAAATTATCTATGGGGACCAATAAAGGGAGAAGAGCAGATTCTCATTTGAAAGCATACGAAAGCAAAAGCATAGCTTAA
- the LOC104415490 gene encoding probable nucleolar protein 5-2: MLVLFETPAGFALFKVLDEGKVSKVEDLWQEFSSAESAKKVVKLKAFSKFENTAEALSAATCLIESKPYKGLRKFLRAHCDGESLAVADSKLGNAIKEKLQIDCVHNNAVMELMRGVRSQLTELISGLAVQDLAPMSLGLSHSLSRYKLKFSADKVDTMIIQAIGLLDDLDKELNTYAMRVREWYGWHFPELAKIIQDNILYAKTVKLMGNRTNASKLDFSGILPEEVEAELKAASEISMGTEVSDLDLLNIRELCDQVLSLSEYRGQLYDYLKSRMNTIAPNLTALVGELVGARLIAHGGSLINLAKQPGSTVQILGAEKALFRALKTKHATPKYGLIYHASLIGQAAPKLKGKISRSLAAKTALAIRYDALGDTEDNSMGLENRAKLEARLRNLEGRELGHSAGSAKGKPKIEVYDKDRKKGAGALITAAKTYNPSADSTLGQTLNNAAGNGEEAEKKKRKTESVPSQMEEVTEEPPTAEGKKEKKKKKKKADEEETAVLVGGNGSAEADGDAPAKKDKKKKKKKEAAEDAGLQSDGNAGEEETKKKKKRKHAEQDEEDSEQPSKKKEKKKKKRSED; encoded by the exons ATGCTCGTGTTGTTTGAGACGCCGGCGGGGTTCGCCCTGTTTAAGGTGTTGGATGAAGGGAAGGTCTCGAAGGTCGAG GACTTGTGGCAGGAATTCTCATCTGCTGAATCTGCTAAAAAG GTTGTTAAGTTGAAAgctttttcaaagtttgaaaacaCGGCAGAAGCTCTGTCAGCTGCAACCTGTTTGATTGAGAGCAAACCTTACAAAGGTCTCCGTAAATTCTTACGCGCTCACTGTGATGGGGAAAGTTTGGCTGTGGCTGATTCAAAGCTTGGAAATGCTATCAAAGAGAAGTTG CAAATCGATTGTGTCCACAATAATGCTGTTATGGAGTTGATGCGAGGTGTGAGGAGTCAGCTGACTGAACTCATTTCGGGTCTAGCTGTCCAGGATCTGGCTCCAATGAGTCTGGGTTTATCTCATAGCCTGTCTAGATACAAGCTGAAATTTAGTGCTGATAAG GTGGACACTATGATCATTCAGGCCATTGGTTTACTTGACGATCTTGATAAAGAGCTGAATACTTATGCAATGAGGGTCCGAGAGTGGTATGGATGGCATTTTCCAGAGCTCGCAAAGATTATCCAGGATAACATACTGTATGCCAAGACTGTGAAGCTGATGGGCAACCGCACTAATGCTTCAAAGTTAGACTTTTCTGGG ATATTGCCTGAAGAGGTTGAGGCAGAGTTAAAGGCAGCATCTGAGATTTCGATGGGCACTGAAGTCAGTGACCTTGATTTGTTAAACATTAGAGAACTTTGTGACCAAGTCTTGTCTCTCTCCGAGTATAGAGGTCAGCTCTATGATTACTTAAAGAGTAGAATGAACACCATTGCGCCCAATTTGACTGCCCTTGTCGGAGAGCTCGTGGGGGCCCGGCTGATCGCGCATGGCGGCAGCTTGATAAACCTTGCAAAGCAGCCTGGTAGCACCGTCCAAATCTTGGGTGCTGAAAAGGCTCTCTTCAGAGCATTGAAGACAAAACATGCTACTCCTAAGTATGGGCTGATTTACCATGCATCATTGATTGGCCAGGCAGCACCAAAATTGAAGGGAAAAATTTCTCGTTCACTTGCTGCCAAAACTGCCTTGGCTATTAGATATGATGCTCTCGGGGACACTGAAGATAACTCGATGGGACTTGAAAATCGGGCCAAG CTTGAAGCAAGGTTGAGAAATCTTGAGGGCAGAGAATTGGGTCATTCGGCTGGCTCTGCGAAAGGCAAGCCTAAGATAGAAGTCTATGACAAGGACAGAAAGAAGGGCGCTGGGGCTTTGATAACTGCAGCCAAG acaTACAATCCTTCCGCTGATTCTACTCTTGGGCAAACTTTGAATAATGCCGCTGGGAATGGTGAAGAAgcggagaaaaagaagagaaagaccGAAAGTGTACCATCTCAGATGGAAGAAGTGACTGAAGAGCCTCCAACTGCGGaggggaagaaagagaaaaagaaaaagaagaagaaagccgATGAGGAAGAGACGGCAGTGCTAGTGGGCGGAAATGGTTCTGCAGAAGCTGATGGCGATGCCCCCGcgaaaaaagataagaaaaagaaaaagaagaaggaggcaGCCGAGGACGCCGGGTTGCAGTCTGATGGGAatgctggagaagaagagacgaagaagaagaaaaagagaaagcatgctgaacaagatgaagaagatagtGAACAAcctagcaaaaagaaagaaaaaaagaagaaaaagcgaaGCGAGGACTGA